One genomic region from Spirulina subsalsa PCC 9445 encodes:
- the sat gene encoding sulfate adenylyltransferase, protein MTTHVDGIAPHGGHLINRIASEAERQEFLAQGEELPRVQLDERAISDLQMIAIGGFSPLMGFMEQADYEQVVTEMRLVNGTVWSIPITLSVSPEQADPLKEGSWVRLDDGEGGFIGVLELTQKYHYNKAHEVLNVYGTDDIKHPGVKVVYDQGAVNLAGPVWLLKRDPHPLFPQYQIDPLVSRAKFKELGWQTVVGFQTRNPIHRAHEYIQKCALETVDGLFLHPLVGATKSDDIPADVRMRCYEIMLEHYFPQDRVMLAINPSAMRYAGPREAIFHALIRKNYGCTHFIVGRDHAGVGDYYGTYDAQKIFDQFDPQELGIQPMKFEHAFYCTRTQQMATTKTSPSQVEERIHLSGTKVREMLRRGELPPPQFSRPEVAAELAKAMQVPVA, encoded by the coding sequence ATGACTACTCATGTTGATGGCATCGCGCCCCACGGCGGACATCTTATTAATCGCATCGCGTCGGAAGCAGAACGACAGGAATTTTTAGCCCAAGGGGAGGAACTGCCCCGTGTTCAATTGGATGAACGCGCCATTTCTGACCTACAAATGATTGCCATTGGGGGGTTTAGTCCCTTAATGGGATTTATGGAACAGGCGGACTATGAGCAAGTCGTTACAGAAATGCGTTTAGTCAATGGTACCGTCTGGTCTATCCCGATCACCCTTTCCGTCAGTCCAGAACAAGCGGACCCCTTAAAAGAAGGGAGTTGGGTTCGTTTAGATGATGGAGAAGGTGGTTTTATTGGGGTGTTGGAACTCACCCAGAAATACCACTACAACAAAGCCCATGAGGTCTTAAATGTCTACGGCACCGATGACATTAAACATCCTGGGGTTAAGGTAGTCTATGACCAAGGCGCGGTCAATTTAGCGGGGCCGGTGTGGTTGCTGAAACGAGATCCTCACCCCCTTTTCCCTCAATATCAAATTGATCCCCTGGTCTCTCGCGCTAAGTTCAAAGAATTAGGCTGGCAAACCGTTGTAGGATTCCAAACTCGTAACCCTATCCATCGCGCCCATGAGTATATTCAAAAATGCGCCCTTGAAACAGTGGATGGGTTATTTTTACATCCCCTCGTCGGTGCAACGAAGAGCGATGATATTCCGGCGGATGTGCGGATGCGTTGCTATGAGATCATGCTAGAGCATTATTTCCCCCAAGACCGGGTAATGTTGGCGATTAATCCCTCAGCGATGCGTTATGCCGGACCCAGGGAGGCGATTTTTCATGCCCTGATTCGCAAAAATTACGGCTGCACCCATTTTATTGTGGGACGAGATCATGCGGGTGTGGGGGACTATTACGGCACTTACGACGCTCAGAAAATTTTTGATCAGTTTGACCCTCAAGAGTTAGGGATTCAACCGATGAAGTTTGAACACGCTTTTTATTGCACCCGGACGCAACAAATGGCGACGACGAAAACCAGTCCGAGTCAGGTAGAGGAACGGATTCACCTGTCGGGAACAAAAGTGCGGGAAATGTTACGACGGGGTGAGTTACCCCCTCCTCAGTTCTCTCGTCCTGAAGTGGCGGCGGAGTTGGCCAAGGCGATGCAAGTTCCCGTTGCTTAA
- a CDS encoding caspase family protein yields MGLDRRTFLQGLGLGLLTWGGQWMVSPKARAFPLGNAYAQGLVSPTGRKLALLVGIDQYPYKSHLQGCGTDVLLQRELLVHRFGFQRGDIVSLVNQEATRENIESAFSEHLIQQVKEGDRVVFHFSGYGSQVRLPGTEDAGELLVRSLIPVDGVIATKGEPAVNDLLEETLILLARSLSTRHVTLVLDTSYSNNGQELRGNLRSRSSPSDPAKRPSPEELAFQEQLRLLRSAGRSPTPLNWGQSSFPGFILTAAAHDQPALEGQWNGFSAGLFTYALTQYLWESTPPSTLYISLTRATETLRPLTTQQPQGLGIFSGNPPLVYDLPLQPTFGAEGAIIAIDEEQNMVQLTLGGLPPAVLDVCGNSRFWVVEGEISPDTPQVQIRSRNGLKAKAKGVDSPATALKVGQWVQEAIRVLPRHIGLVVALDNALQRIERVDATSAFANINVVSSVVTAGEQRADCLFGKAKSPHPVTVAMTDLQPLDRPPTKGYELFSVGDLPIPNTLGLADEAVRSAVNRLIPHLRTLLAGKLWGLMVNEGSSRLGVTVRFQLLQPQPMTLLERSTGRYPGAEITKNAPNLADRTSALVTLPVGGKLECQLVNQGDRKLYVLLVGLDPLGNPLVLYTPALSNLSDPNHNAIGSNSLQIEAGQTLTLPRTPSNLNWFITGSTGVVELFTLFSTEPFTETLTLLISLANKGEGDRFVELPNPQEVAQAILQDIHNASAVSPDLLSSPADFYALNVETWAGLHFVLQIV; encoded by the coding sequence ATGGGATTGGATCGACGGACATTTTTACAAGGTTTGGGTTTAGGTCTGCTGACTTGGGGCGGACAGTGGATGGTTAGTCCCAAGGCGAGGGCTTTTCCTTTAGGTAATGCTTATGCTCAAGGTTTGGTCAGTCCGACGGGGCGTAAGTTGGCGTTGTTGGTGGGGATTGACCAATATCCCTATAAGTCCCATTTACAAGGCTGTGGGACGGATGTGCTACTACAACGGGAGTTGTTAGTTCACCGCTTTGGTTTCCAACGAGGGGATATTGTGTCGTTGGTAAATCAAGAGGCAACGCGAGAAAATATCGAATCGGCTTTTTCTGAACACCTGATCCAACAAGTGAAAGAGGGGGATCGGGTGGTGTTTCATTTTAGTGGCTATGGCAGTCAGGTTCGTTTACCGGGGACGGAGGACGCGGGGGAACTTTTGGTGCGCAGTCTGATTCCCGTGGATGGGGTGATTGCCACGAAGGGAGAACCAGCGGTTAATGACCTGTTAGAGGAAACGTTGATTCTTTTGGCGCGATCGCTCTCGACTCGTCATGTCACGTTAGTTTTAGATACCAGTTACTCGAATAATGGTCAGGAGTTACGGGGAAATTTGCGATCGCGCTCTAGCCCCAGTGATCCCGCCAAACGTCCCAGCCCAGAAGAGTTAGCCTTTCAAGAACAATTACGCCTGCTGCGTTCGGCCGGTCGTTCCCCCACCCCCCTCAATTGGGGACAGTCCAGCTTTCCGGGGTTTATCCTCACGGCCGCCGCTCACGATCAACCCGCCCTAGAGGGTCAATGGAATGGCTTTAGTGCGGGTTTATTCACCTATGCCTTAACTCAGTATCTCTGGGAAAGTACCCCCCCCAGCACACTCTATATTAGCCTCACCCGAGCCACAGAAACCCTTCGCCCCCTAACGACCCAGCAGCCCCAAGGCCTTGGCATTTTTTCCGGCAACCCCCCCCTCGTCTATGATTTACCTCTCCAGCCTACCTTTGGGGCCGAGGGGGCAATTATCGCCATTGATGAAGAACAGAATATGGTGCAGTTAACCCTGGGTGGCTTGCCTCCTGCGGTGTTAGATGTCTGTGGGAATTCCCGCTTTTGGGTGGTGGAGGGTGAGATTAGCCCAGACACCCCCCAAGTCCAGATCCGCTCCCGCAATGGCTTAAAAGCTAAAGCTAAGGGGGTTGACAGCCCCGCCACGGCCTTAAAAGTGGGGCAATGGGTTCAGGAAGCCATTCGGGTCTTGCCCCGCCATATCGGGCTGGTGGTGGCCTTAGATAACGCTTTGCAACGGATTGAACGGGTGGATGCAACGAGCGCCTTTGCCAATATTAATGTGGTGTCGTCTGTGGTGACGGCCGGAGAACAACGAGCCGATTGTTTGTTTGGCAAGGCAAAATCCCCCCATCCCGTGACGGTAGCCATGACCGATTTACAGCCCTTGGATCGTCCTCCCACTAAGGGCTATGAGTTATTTTCTGTGGGGGATTTACCGATTCCTAATACTTTGGGTCTGGCTGATGAAGCGGTACGATCGGCGGTGAATCGCTTAATTCCCCATTTAAGAACCCTTTTAGCGGGCAAATTGTGGGGGCTAATGGTCAATGAGGGGTCCTCTCGCTTGGGGGTGACGGTACGCTTCCAACTGCTGCAACCTCAACCCATGACGCTGTTGGAACGGTCTACAGGACGCTATCCTGGGGCAGAAATAACGAAGAATGCCCCCAACTTAGCCGACCGCACCAGCGCCCTTGTTACGCTGCCTGTGGGGGGGAAATTGGAGTGTCAGTTAGTGAATCAAGGCGATCGCAAACTCTATGTGTTACTGGTGGGCTTAGACCCCCTCGGCAATCCTCTTGTTCTCTATACTCCCGCCCTCTCTAATCTTTCAGATCCCAACCACAACGCCATCGGGTCGAACTCTTTACAAATTGAGGCGGGTCAAACCCTCACCCTACCCCGCACCCCGTCTAATCTGAACTGGTTTATTACCGGGTCTACGGGGGTGGTGGAATTGTTCACTTTGTTTAGTACCGAACCTTTTACTGAAACTCTCACCCTGTTGATCAGTTTAGCGAATAAGGGAGAAGGCGATCGCTTTGTCGAATTACCCAACCCCCAAGAAGTCGCCCAAGCGATTTTACAGGATATTCACAACGCCAGCGCCGTCAGTCCCGATCTATTAAGTTCCCCGGCTGATTTTTACGCCCTAAATGTGGAAACTTGGGCCGGTCTACATTTTGTCCTACAAATTGTGTGA